The Thermodesulfobacteriota bacterium genome has a window encoding:
- the moeB gene encoding molybdopterin-synthase adenylyltransferase MoeB, which produces MSLTNEQVKRYSRHLIMPEVGVEGQEKLVNASVLCIGAGGLGSPLALYLAAAGVGHLGILDFDVVDFSNLQRQIIHSEETIGELKVESAKKRLQELNSDIKVTTYNVMINSENAMDIIKDYDIVVDGTDNFATRYLVNDSCVLLGKPNVYGSIFRFEGQVSVFDAKRGPCYRCLYPEPPPPGLVPSCAEGGVLGILPGIIGTLQAAETVKLIIGEGNPLIGRLLFLDVLEMQPREMKLRKDPNCPICGDKPTIKELIDYEEFCGIARGELGQEETTIREDSEEVEMEINIDQFKEMRDNGNDFTLLDVREYHEYDIANIEGSVLIPLGEVADRLDELNPDDEIVVHCHHGGRSMKATQYLKDQGFKNVKNLAGGIDAWAEKYDPDMPRY; this is translated from the coding sequence ATGAGTCTTACAAATGAACAAGTAAAACGCTATAGCAGACATTTAATTATGCCTGAGGTAGGGGTTGAGGGTCAGGAAAAACTAGTAAACGCAAGCGTGCTCTGCATAGGCGCAGGCGGGCTTGGTTCACCACTAGCGCTATACCTTGCAGCTGCAGGTGTTGGCCATCTCGGAATTCTTGACTTTGATGTAGTAGACTTCAGCAACCTTCAGCGTCAGATTATTCATAGCGAAGAGACAATCGGAGAACTGAAGGTAGAGTCTGCGAAAAAAAGGCTCCAAGAGCTAAACTCTGATATTAAAGTCACTACATATAATGTAATGATCAACTCTGAGAACGCTATGGATATCATAAAAGACTATGACATAGTAGTTGACGGCACTGACAATTTTGCAACCAGATACCTTGTTAATGATTCATGTGTACTGCTAGGCAAGCCAAATGTCTATGGAAGCATCTTTAGGTTTGAAGGACAGGTTAGTGTTTTTGATGCTAAAAGAGGACCTTGCTACAGGTGTTTGTATCCTGAGCCACCTCCACCTGGGCTTGTTCCCAGCTGTGCTGAGGGCGGAGTGCTGGGAATTCTTCCTGGTATTATCGGAACCCTTCAAGCAGCCGAGACCGTAAAGCTAATTATTGGGGAAGGAAATCCTCTTATTGGAAGACTGCTTTTCTTAGACGTTTTGGAGATGCAGCCAAGAGAGATGAAGCTTAGAAAAGATCCTAACTGCCCAATATGCGGTGACAAGCCAACTATAAAAGAGCTAATAGATTATGAAGAGTTCTGCGGTATTGCGCGCGGAGAGCTTGGACAAGAAGAAACAACCATAAGGGAAGACTCTGAGGAGGTAGAGATGGAAATAAATATCGACCAATTTAAAGAAATGCGTGATAACGGAAACGATTTTACTTTATTAGATGTAAGAGAATATCACGAATATGATATTGCAAACATTGAAGGGTCAGTTCTAATTCCACTTGGAGAAGTTGCCGACAGGTTAGATGAGCTAAACCCAGATGATGAGATTGTAGTTCATTGTCATCACGGCGGAAGAAGCATGAAGGCAACTCAGTACCTTAAGGACCAAGGTTTTAAGAACGTGAAGAACCTTGCAGGCGGAATTGACGCCTGGGCTGAAAAGTACGACCCTGACATGCCAAGATACTAA
- a CDS encoding phosphotransferase, giving the protein MTAITHPTKPSEITTKWMNYAFSEGSICESGTITDIEVEPLGPHVKGLLSSICRVKITYKHQLQQLPKTVVVKFPPEVDERKSFGSNWGVYEREIMFYRELSKKSPIRVPKCYYTVIDESNNNFLLMIEDAGDWIPGDQVGGLSVKQTKSAVTSIGKFHAHWWESEELENLKWIPIENRSPLHAFHDNWDDFKNVHSDVLDKQDINAGDLIAKSGERIQELSMVGPRTIIHYDFRADNMMFNQLDEIMVVDWQTALISFGAFDVGRAVCGSHHGIIEKIHHVKFLELWYQVLMDHGVSNYTFEEAWRDYRIGIILSSYVPVAAHHFLSHEGSHGIFVLKAMIKRIFYALHECEVLELLT; this is encoded by the coding sequence TTGACTGCTATAACTCACCCAACAAAACCATCTGAAATTACAACTAAGTGGATGAACTATGCATTCAGTGAAGGCAGCATCTGCGAGTCCGGTACTATCACCGATATAGAGGTTGAACCTCTCGGTCCCCACGTAAAAGGACTTTTAAGTTCAATTTGCAGGGTCAAGATAACCTACAAACACCAATTACAGCAGCTGCCAAAAACTGTTGTCGTAAAATTCCCGCCGGAGGTGGATGAAAGAAAAAGTTTTGGAAGCAACTGGGGAGTCTACGAGAGAGAAATAATGTTTTATAGAGAACTATCTAAAAAAAGCCCTATTAGAGTTCCAAAATGTTATTACACAGTTATAGATGAATCTAATAATAACTTTCTGCTTATGATTGAAGACGCCGGAGACTGGATACCGGGCGATCAAGTAGGGGGACTTTCTGTTAAGCAAACAAAGTCTGCTGTAACATCAATCGGCAAGTTCCATGCACATTGGTGGGAGTCCGAAGAGCTTGAAAATTTAAAGTGGATACCAATTGAAAACAGAAGCCCGCTCCACGCGTTTCACGATAATTGGGATGATTTTAAAAATGTGCACAGTGATGTCTTAGACAAGCAGGATATAAACGCTGGCGATTTGATTGCAAAAAGCGGAGAGAGAATTCAAGAGCTAAGCATGGTCGGTCCAAGAACTATTATCCACTATGATTTCAGAGCAGATAACATGATGTTTAACCAGCTGGATGAGATAATGGTAGTAGACTGGCAGACAGCGCTTATATCATTTGGGGCGTTTGATGTCGGCAGAGCAGTTTGCGGTAGTCATCATGGCATTATTGAAAAAATCCACCATGTAAAATTCTTGGAGTTATGGTATCAAGTGCTTATGGATCACGGAGTAAGTAACTATACGTTTGAAGAGGCATGGCGTGACTACAGAATTGGTATAATTCTCTCTTCATATGTACCTGTTGCAGCACATCATTTTCTCTCTCATGAAGGATCTCACGGCATATTCGTTCTAAAAGCAATGATAAAAAGAATATTCTATGCACTACACGAATGTGAGGTATT